From a single Sulfolobus sp. E5-1-F genomic region:
- a CDS encoding NAD(P)/FAD-dependent oxidoreductase, whose translation MTEKSCQYLIIGSGIAGYNALKELLELKPDSKIIMVTSDRYYPYDRPPLSKYYLRGEMPREKLFFESDDFYRRDNLEVILGKSVERIDVNSKEAILNDGSVISFVKALITTGGRPRRLNIPGSDNALYLRTLDDADKIRESASKSRSALIIGAGFIGVEVASSLTTLGVKTTVVEVMPYIWNTFVDEKVSRVIQKYLESKGINFILNDSVREIQGKNAITSSGKKIEADMLLIAVGISPNVELAQRSGIQVDNGIVVNEYLETSAKDIYAAGDVANIFDPREGRRKRIEHWNNAEYTGKLAARNMAGSKEAYNFISSIWSDIFDLHIESAGETRNYDEYVIRGKFNSDNPNFNVIYLKGGVVKGYVAINRDYSELEVLNKLIEGGMDVSNKKNSLADEGFDLKELLK comes from the coding sequence ATGACCGAAAAATCTTGTCAATACTTAATAATTGGGAGTGGGATTGCGGGATACAACGCATTAAAGGAACTACTAGAACTAAAACCGGACTCAAAGATAATCATGGTAACATCAGACAGATACTACCCATACGATAGACCACCACTATCAAAATACTACCTCAGAGGAGAAATGCCACGGGAGAAATTATTCTTTGAGTCTGATGATTTTTATAGGAGGGATAATTTGGAGGTGATATTGGGTAAGAGTGTTGAAAGGATTGATGTTAACTCAAAGGAGGCAATATTAAATGATGGTAGTGTAATATCGTTTGTTAAGGCATTAATAACTACTGGTGGTAGGCCGAGAAGGCTTAACATTCCGGGAAGTGATAACGCGTTGTATTTGAGAACGTTAGATGACGCTGATAAGATAAGGGAATCTGCGAGTAAGAGTAGGAGTGCTTTGATAATTGGTGCTGGTTTCATAGGTGTTGAAGTTGCCTCTAGTCTAACTACACTTGGCGTAAAGACTACAGTCGTGGAAGTAATGCCATACATATGGAACACGTTCGTGGATGAGAAAGTATCAAGGGTTATACAAAAATACTTGGAGAGTAAGGGAATAAACTTCATATTAAACGATTCAGTGAGGGAGATTCAAGGGAAGAACGCTATAACATCAAGTGGTAAAAAAATTGAGGCGGATATGCTCTTGATCGCGGTGGGAATTTCACCAAACGTTGAACTGGCACAAAGGAGTGGTATACAAGTCGATAATGGTATAGTCGTAAACGAGTACTTGGAAACTAGCGCTAAGGACATTTACGCAGCTGGGGACGTTGCGAACATATTCGATCCAAGGGAGGGTAGGAGGAAGAGGATAGAGCATTGGAATAATGCTGAGTATACTGGAAAGTTGGCAGCTAGAAATATGGCTGGAAGTAAGGAGGCTTACAATTTCATATCGTCAATATGGTCAGACATATTCGATTTACATATAGAATCAGCTGGAGAGACGAGAAATTACGATGAGTACGTAATAAGAGGAAAGTTTAATTCTGATAATCCTAACTTCAATGTGATATATTTGAAAGGTGGTGTAGTTAAGGGGTATGTCGCTATAAATAGGGATTACAGTGAATTGGAGGTTCTAAATAAGCTAATTGAAGGAGGTATGGATGTTTCAAATAAGAAGAACTCTTTGGCGGATGAAGGATTTGATCTTAAGGAATTACTAAAGTAA
- a CDS encoding SelT/SelW/SelH family protein, whose product MQDPVCKMEVENTTPYRINYKGITYYFCSKGCLEEFKKDPTKYVSPADLNKKINVKIVYCRPCKYMDRALNLARDILSYFEEANVELVQGDKGIMDIYVNDELVFSRYIEKRFPESEEILKSIGEKLQLARQS is encoded by the coding sequence ATGCAAGATCCCGTTTGTAAGATGGAAGTTGAGAACACTACACCATACAGGATAAACTATAAAGGTATAACGTATTACTTCTGTTCTAAGGGGTGTTTAGAAGAGTTTAAGAAAGATCCTACAAAATATGTCTCTCCAGCCGATCTGAATAAGAAAATTAATGTTAAGATAGTTTACTGCAGACCTTGTAAGTATATGGATAGAGCGTTAAATCTAGCGAGGGATATTTTATCCTACTTTGAAGAGGCTAATGTAGAATTAGTCCAAGGTGATAAAGGAATTATGGATATATACGTTAATGATGAATTAGTGTTTTCTAGATATATAGAAAAAAGGTTCCCAGAAAGTGAGGAGATTCTAAAAAGTATAGGTGAAAAATTACAACTTGCCAGACAATCTTAG
- a CDS encoding ISNCY family transposase, with translation MKITSLFNRRFARVRKYLEKVKKTLGSKSLVKLLGASLIEDGSMRTKCTTAGIDYEYALRKLEEVAKVDLIEVVKELVGEHKVQLSIDDTLNEKYYAEAAWVSAHMTQFFYSRKDKTYIPAHQILVATIRDLETNEVYLIHLEIYLPQKVVNILKQEGKPVQFRTKIEIAIELIEKVRRRLNVSSIAFDSWYVNRRTLLPGVVSELKASARVTEGGRSVPVAEFPEGEFSVTYLGVPIKLIVVNNYKGCGRRYFFTTDLTMTSEEVITTWENRWDVETVIRDLKVLGLRSSSFKSVVKILGYMKLVGLVVNFLHILKYELGSHLGVKALSRYLKNVYGYFLDYKKLFRLR, from the coding sequence ATGAAAATAACGAGTCTCTTCAACAGACGATTTGCAAGGGTAAGGAAGTACCTAGAGAAAGTGAAGAAGACGCTAGGCAGTAAATCCCTAGTGAAGTTACTGGGCGCATCTCTGATCGAAGATGGATCAATGAGGACCAAGTGCACCACGGCTGGAATTGACTACGAATACGCCTTGAGGAAGTTAGAGGAGGTCGCTAAGGTCGATCTAATCGAAGTAGTGAAGGAATTAGTAGGGGAACACAAGGTCCAGCTCTCAATAGACGACACACTAAACGAGAAATACTACGCTGAAGCCGCGTGGGTCTCAGCTCACATGACCCAATTCTTCTACTCCAGGAAGGATAAAACCTACATCCCAGCACACCAAATCCTTGTAGCCACAATAAGGGACTTGGAAACCAACGAGGTCTACTTGATCCACCTCGAGATCTACCTACCACAAAAAGTCGTGAATATCTTGAAACAAGAAGGGAAGCCAGTCCAGTTCAGAACGAAGATCGAAATCGCAATTGAGCTGATAGAGAAAGTGAGGAGGAGGCTTAACGTTAGTTCAATAGCGTTCGATTCGTGGTACGTGAACAGGAGAACTCTTCTGCCCGGTGTTGTTTCGGAACTTAAGGCGAGCGCGCGGGTTACCGAGGGAGGTAGATCCGTGCCGGTCGCCGAGTTCCCCGAGGGAGAGTTCTCCGTCACGTACCTCGGCGTTCCTATTAAATTAATTGTAGTTAATAATTATAAAGGTTGCGGGAGGAGGTACTTCTTCACGACCGACCTAACCATGACCTCTGAGGAGGTAATAACGACTTGGGAGAATAGGTGGGATGTTGAAACTGTGATAAGGGATTTGAAGGTCCTAGGCCTTAGGAGCAGTTCGTTCAAGAGCGTAGTCAAGATCCTCGGATACATGAAGCTTGTTGGCCTAGTTGTGAACTTCCTCCACATCTTGAAGTATGAGCTCGGTTCCCACCTTGGTGTAAAGGCTCTCTCAAGGTACTTGAAAAACGTTTATGGATACTTCCTTGACTATAAGAAACTATTCAGACTACGATAA
- a CDS encoding AbrB/MazE/SpoVT family DNA-binding domain-containing protein, producing MRRIVRIGKRNAIYIPKDVAKVLNLKEGEELELIEEGSKIELIPLGRSSKYWADIEAEEIEEVGEEISKSLGINS from the coding sequence GTGAGAAGGATAGTAAGAATAGGGAAAAGGAATGCAATTTATATTCCAAAAGATGTAGCTAAGGTCCTAAATTTGAAGGAGGGTGAAGAGCTTGAATTAATTGAGGAGGGAAGCAAAATAGAACTAATACCACTTGGAAGGTCATCTAAGTATTGGGCTGATATAGAGGCTGAAGAGATAGAGGAGGTTGGAGAAGAGATTAGCAAATCTCTCGGAATTAATAGTTGA